The genomic interval agaaggtAAATGGAACTGTGGAATTACACAATCATGGACATTTGATAATGTTTCAGTCACTTCATCTGCTTCTGTAGCacaattaaatacaaaaccaATATGCAAGACTAAAAAGGTATCTTAATAAAGCCATACAGTAGctatttttttgtcattacTATGATGCCACTAGAAAAAAGGAGGATTATTCAATGTGGGTCTCACCAAATCGAATCCTTGAAGGAGTGATCTAGATAGTCTAATCCTTTAAACTCATGCACAAAATGGGCAGTCTCAAGGCTAATCCCAAGCAATTGTTCGTACAAGTAATATTTTCATATCAGATCATGCTATGGCTCCTAAAATATATGCCCATACATATTTTGAAGCTCATCCTATCCACGTCACATAAAGAACAGCTTGATTGATGATTCTCAAAGCCAATAGTATCATGCTAAAGAGGTCATATTGAACAAGACACTACCTCGACACCATTCCTCTGTTAGACAGGTTAGAGCCTGTTAGAAACTACGCCTGAATTACCTTAAGACCGGTTTCTATTAATTAAGGGGAAATGAAGTAAAACACGGAGAACTAGAGAGAGCAATCCACATGCAGTTACTACTCAACATATCAGACAAAGACAATCAACATCCATCCCCACACGATATACTTTAAAATCAATGGTATTAGCATTTGCTCAACATAATCTGTTGAGTGATACTTTCAGGAACAACAAACCTCTGGCATTTTGATATTGAGATCTTCAGAGAGCTGATCGATAGATGTATTAGCATCCACATCATATATCCCCTCCGCTCGCATAACAATATAACCAGTTTTTTTTTGGATCTCCTCCTATCATacaaaaggggaaaaaatgagacaaaaatgcagaaataaaaataagaaaaactatAGCATCATCATTTATTAGCAACTGCCATTACTATTTGCTAATGTTCTTTACGTCAATGTCAACTATATTGGCATCCAAATAACATAGATTGACAGGAAAAAGACTTGAAAATCAGAAGCAAAATTTGGCCTCCTCATTTTTCTCACTAGATCATATGAAGAACCTTTAGGAACATCACAAAGTACCTATGGTTCCATGCACAAGAATAACTGTTGATCATATTTCTTGTCATTACATCCTACTATTAAGCCTATTCTGAACTGGGAAAAACTCGACTCAGAACAGCtacttaaaatattaacaatagtTATCTAAATGGCTAACAAATAATCCCATGATATTAAATGCTAGCATACTTCAAGATGAACTCATATTACTAAAAAGACACAAAACAAAGAGCAGACTCCGTGCTTCAGATATGTAGCACccggaaagataattaaacaCACTTGTGGAAACATATTAACTATGaccattaaagaaaaaactatTAAACCAAATTACTACAAACTTTTATTAACTGTCAGTAATATGCATATCACTCAGTATGTTATTAAGAAGTCATAGAACTCCACAGCACACATTACTTTTGAGTCACTTTCGTCGAAGATTTCACCAACAATTTCCTCAACTACATCTTCAAGGGTCACTACCTGTttcatcccaaaaaaaaaatgattagcCAAAGTAGTACCAACTAAGTTTGGTCCAGATTTCAGGAAGCGTTCATACCCCCACTGTTCCGCCATACTCATTAAGGACAACAGCCATGTGAACCTTCCTAATGCGAAACTCTCTAAGAAGATTCCAGACAGACATTGAATCTGCAAAACCAATCAGATATTCCTTTTTAGTCAAATTATAGAAAGAAAACATTCATACAAAAGATTAAAAGAGCAATAACTActgtaaatatcattttgaAACACAACATTAAATGAATAGGCATTAAGGATTACCAGGCACAAAGTATGCAGGTTTGTGGGCCATGTCTGCCACTTTAGTACTTTCTAGTAGCTCAcccttgaaaataaaagatcacAATAATTTCCCACACTGAGATTGttgcataaaattaacaaacagAGAAATATTAACTTAGGAAGGaacaggaaaagaaaattcccTGACCTTCTGAACATAATCCAGCAGATCCATTGCATATGCAATACCCACTATATTGTCTATACGTTGCTCAAAAACAGGCACCCTAcaaacaaattctcaaatttcttAGCATGTTGCAATATAAATCACTTACGGCAAGATGGTCTTCTATTACTGCAAATTTCAAAGATATCTATTTCTTCCTTATTACCTAAAGCTGtgtattttttcctttttttaaggGATTTTTGATTAGCTGAGGTTCTTCATTGTAGCGTTTTGGCAtttattttctgttctttaggagtttttcttgttttcgtGGACTTTTCAGTCCTCTCACTCGTACATTTCTCttattgttgattttattcttttcttctgtttCTTAGCcatcaaagaaaatattacaaaaaagaGAGGGAGACAGAGAGAGACAGAATTAATTTACCTTGAATATTGATGAGTCAACCACAAGTTGTGGAAATCAATAAGAGTTGCACTGCCATCAATCGCAACTACATCAACAAGAGGAGTCATCACCTCTCTAACATGAGTATCCTTTATTTCTAACACATTCTCAATCATATCCTGCGAAGACAAGAGCATCTTAACCACAAAACATATAGGGACAGATTATTGGACATTTTGACATGATTGAGGAGATCatcaaaatgtaaaatattgagaatgacttggataaatttttatagCCTTTCAGCATCATATTCTGTCAAGAAATGAGCTGGGTGTCTATAAAATGGACAATAATTGCATGGAACTTCAgctcaacaaaaaatttgagtttatacAAGCAAAGTTATGTTCCTGTAGTATAAAATAACCTTTGTATTTTAAGAAAAGCAGGTAAAGTACCCACAATATGTATTATAATTCTGTgcatttgttaaaatttgcCAACAATTCAATTCTAAATTGCGATATTGTGCGactaatttaacaaaattgacAGACACACAGAGGTTTTCTTCTCAATAACATAGGCCAAACGAGGTACAGAAACCTTAAGTGAATTTTACAAATGTCGATGCAGTGTGCTAAGAGCTCTCTATTATGCACATGGTTGACTACCAAAAAGATAATCCTCAGTTGAAGGCATCATAAAGTAACACAAATCCTATTTGCCAAAAAGCTCATTGGAAGATCCAAAAGGGTCTTCAAATATCAGTAGTTTGATTGTTTCACTCCTTTGAAAAGATCATAGAGATAAAACATATAACAACGTAGGTGGATTCCTTTGACTACTATCACCcagaaaattttcatataacttatatttaatatCAAAGCAAGAAGAAAATCATAAGTAGTACCTGTTCCTCCTCCTCTATTGCACCACTTAATTCTGCCCCTCGCAACATCAGCTTCAGCTCATCTTCAGTAACATATGGCTCACtagtaaagaaaatattgaaagaCAAGGAATGCGGAAAGTTTAGtaagagaaaacaaataatacaACCACCCACGTAATGAGCATGTTAATGCATCTTTTTCAATCAGAGCAGTAAATCAAGGATCACCatcatgattattattttcagtttattattcataaattagtTAAAGATTATTGGCAACCTATTTGTGACTTTGTCCCATAGCAACAATTTACAAACTTACTTTTACGAATATATAACCAGCATTCTAAGCCCCACTCTGCTAGCCTACAATCACTAGCACTTAAATAATGCATTTGCTTAAAATATGAGATGAATCGTATTCACAaatgaacataaaataaacatgaaagaGACTGTACACATAACACACAGGAAACTAACTGTAATAACTAGCATAGTCCATGTTTATGAGCCCATTATTATTTTCGTTGAACTCAGCAAAACAGTTTACGTTAATTCACACAAGATATGTAAAATCAAAAGATCTAGGAAGGGCAAGAAATTTGTTGGAAAGCATTGACATgataaattaagaatgatgAGGAACCAAGCAGGCTATAGAAGttacaaaaagataaatatataacTATAATTAACTTCTACCTTCTTCCTTTCAAACCAAGAGCTTTTAGCATTCCCATTGATATGAATGTGCAAACTCTTCCCACAGGGTACAATATCAAGGATAGCCATGCTACTGGTCTGACCTAGAGTCAGCTCAAAGAACATTACTCAAATAGCGCTCATAGTATGGGATTAATATGAGCCAATTCAAATAGAGATATGGTGCTacataaagcattaaaattgGCAAAAACAGAAGGGATGGGCACTTCTACCAAGCATTGTTCACATAGGgaaaaaataatctaatttcTGAACTCACCACAAACCTAACAACATCTGTAGCATGATGAACAGCGATACTTTTTGGAGTGATTTCGGTCAGAAGCAATATGGCAACCTAATATCATTCAGGAAATAATGATCGGTTAACAAAATTTGCAGAGAAACAACAAGCAAATGTTCATGTCTGCATAAGTTTCATCAATTGGGCATTTGAATATGTGTTCATAAAGCACGTGTGTGTTTACACGAGacagaaagagagagaatggaGATTTATACATACAGTCATTACTCCAGTTGCTGCACTGACACCAGCCTCACCAAATATTGCTGTTGCTGCCTCTGTGACCAATGCAGTTGCTCCAATGTTTACCACACTGAATTCACAAGTGGAATCTAgtaagaaataatttattaactcTGAAATTCAAATCAACTATAACTACAGCAAGGAAAAGGGTACTAGTACGTTGTTCCAATGAGAATAGTTGTCAAAAACCGAGTAACGTCAGTGCGGAGCATTTTAAAGACACCAGCTTCATCCTCTTTTTCCGCCAATTCACGCACCTGAAACAGAATAACATTCAAtgacaaaaaggaaaatttgaatataatcTGAAGAAACACTCGTTATCTATACACAAAAGTCACACATGAGttctttcatattttaatttcctaCATTGAAATGGGTCCTACAGTTTAGAATTCAAAttgcttttaacttttaacagaaaatatcAGCTCAAGCATTATTACagtcaaaaattgtatgcagCATGAATTTCTCAGTTGAATTTAACGGAGAAAGCAAATGAATAATGCATTCCTTCATTATTGCGGTCTAAAATTTTAAGCAGCATGAAGTCctcattcaaatttaacatataaagcaaataaatcaTACACTACTTGATATATTCGTACTTGCTCCAACCTACACTTAGCTCACAACACCAGAAACTAAGCAGCATATCACACAACACTACTACACTATGTCTAATTTTGAAACCTAAAAGTGTTATGGGACTGAGAAAACTGCAAATGATACACAAACactagtaaataaaatcaaacagTTTGCTCCGCAAAACcaccaaaaacaaaatgtcAATATATAAATTGTTCTAGTGGACTACTAAATCATCGACAATCATGTGATACTTATACAAACATTGATAGAGGAAAATTTGGGCCAACATCTCCTATTCCATTTACATATCTCTCTTGTATTGCTGCAATATTGAAATGGATGACTTCTGAcgataaaattaaacataaacaattaaataatataccTTCCATGGCCAAAGAGTGGTGATTGAAGTCTCAGCCATCGAGAAGAATGCGGACAACCCCAAAAGCGCAGCCAAAATTAAACCTTGCTCTTTAAACACTCTTAAAACCTGAGAAAGCTTCGGCCACGAACTCTTTAACAGCAATATACTTTGCCCTATCACTCCATATCCTGCATTCACTGTACTCTCGACAGCAAACACTCTCTGGCACCCAACAACCAATACCACACACGCCAAAGCACCCAAAGCGATTCCCcctttcattaaaattttaactttctcTAAATTAGAATCCAAAACTTCATTTTTATCACGACTCAGTTCATTATTGGCCTTGTTAAATGGTTTTGCTAAGGTTTTAATGTTAAAGTTGTTTCTTGGCAATCTTGAACTGAAAATTCTCGGGTATTGATTACCTTTGGGTGAAAGCCTGACTGGAAAATTGGAACTTCGATATTGTGGGATGGAAAATGAAGTTTTTACGCCTGAAATCAATATGGGTCGTTTCAAAATCGATGATTCAAGAGCAAAATCCatcaaaaaatagaaaaaagttataatttttaatacaaaaatgataaaaccctgcgccaaaaaaaaaaaacccagaATTAGaagagaagaattaaaggGAATTTTAGCCCAAAAAAGATAAGAAGCAAATTAAGGAATGTACATGAACTGTGGGCTTTGACAATTGGATTGTTGGGAAGTTGAAGTTGGTAGGGGTACAAAAGGCATTTAGAGTTTTAACAGGgataaatgaagaaattgtGTTGGATTTCCAGTTGAAGTGCAAGTGAAAAACAAGGAAAGTGAAATTTGGGGTCTCCACATTTTCAACGTCGGCTTGGCGGCTCTGAAGAATAGATTTgaagtgaaaaatgaaaaatcgaAGGATACGAAATTGCGGGGTTCTGTTTTTGTTGGTTATGGGGACATTGGCAATTGGCAAGTGGCAACAGGCAAGTTGGAGACCAAGAGCAACATGACCAGATTTGCCCTTGCTAAGTTCTTCAATGACTACTCTATCCCACGTccgtttgtttattttataatatttttctaaaggaTATCCTTGTTAATGCTCCGTTTGGtacaacttattaaatagaaCTTATAACAATAGAGTTTATAAGAGTAGAGTttatactaataaaatttttggacaaaaaattattgggtgtttgattgtcaattaaaaaaatatttttgaaccattaaactgtttgattgtgtaaaattaaatttttttgcgtaattaaattaccaaaaaggatatgtattcataattatataacataTAACAAAATGCATTCAAGCtatcaattaataagaaaaaaatcagttcAATCACttcttaattttcaaaattaaaaattatatcattgaTATATTCTCCCAAACAAATAATACTAtccaaattaaattgcatCATTGATATATACTCTCTCAAGTGTTGGGTATGTGTAGGGATTGCAAAATTAAAGTGctagttattaaaaaaaaaagagagagagataaagTGAAGTGGTGGCAgcaatatatttatatggCTGCAACAATTTTCGTTAGGTAGGTTTTATACAAAAtgtattatgtaattaatgaaatatgttaaggatatttttgataatatatattttttagaaaagctcTTTAACatctactcccaaaagctcaaattttgggcttttccTAGTATAgttaaattagcttatttaagctaaaaaaactctactaaaaaaataactaaacaccataaaaatttttaaaaagtatttatgaaattaaataaacacttatgACTCCTAAATAAGTCATACAAAACAGGCTCAAGAGTCAAAcaataggattttttttttaaatcctaaaattaatACAACTGTTCATAATTCCATTTGTTTAATTGGCCTTAATCAAGCTTTAGTCTTATCAGTCCTGGAATATACCTGTTTGTTTATGTTTACAGTCATACAAAGTTATGGAGTTAATGGCATTAGTGGGAGAAATAAACGATGCCTGCATTAAGATGCACACATAGCTTGTGGCTTACATGTGCAATTGAACCCTGCCAAAGCTAAGTATTGAGCAAGAAACAAATTTCGTATAGTTTAAGGATATTGTCTAGATCTAATTCGAGCCCATCACAGAGAAAGGACAATCTTACAACGAAAGATGATCATGAGATGAAGACCAAATCCAATGTAATCTACTGGTGTAGCAGTTGCTGCAGTTGGATAGCCTTGACCAGTCGTGAAAAAACATTTCGTCCCCTAAAATCGAACGAAAGTCCAAAATGTCACTAATGGTGCGATTACTTCATAGAATGAGAATGTGTTGAGAATAAGAATGAGGAATAGGAATAGgaataagaataagaataagatttcaatatttacttgataaaaataaatagaaatggAAATGTACTGGAatgtcattgatgtgtttacttgataaaataaataggaataaggaatagaaatgaaaatcaatttaccaaaatacctataatattaaataatgtaatttttattaactagatacatgtataaatattattataaaaatgatattaattaaaaaataaaaataaaattaataataataaatataaatgttaataatgataatattaataaaataataacaacaataattaataataactaaaataataaagttaataaaatttaataataataataatgacatttaaaataataaaataaattttgatttgaacgAAGATAATTcgagaaatataaaaaattagagaaatacAAAAGTCAGTTATGAAAATTTCCATTCCCAACCTCGCATAAGAATAAGATTCTCATTCTTTATTTCCAAATTATATGGAAcacacacattttattctcattcctaaattatattttgacttttcattttcattctttcattctcattctctaAACCCTCAAGTAACAACACACCATAAATGCTTTTACATTCTTGTGATTAAACTCATGGTGATCTAACTCCACAATCAATCCGAACccattttaatgataatataattcCATGATCTATCAAACACAATCAGGATTTGTCCTTCTAGCTGATAGGAATGAACTAAGACTATAAGAGACAGCAAGTGACACTGGCCATGACGAAAATAAAGTACTGGAGACGCTTTgcatcaaatatatttttgtatttagcACTTACAAAAGCGctatctttctctttttacCCACTTTTAAGGGTCCTCATATGTTAACAAATGAAACCCGTGACCTTTTTATACATATCATTCAATTCATCAATGCATGTTGATATGTATTACGAAGCGCTTTTTAAAAGTGATCACAATTGTAGAAGCACTTTCTCAGACGAAAAACTCACATGCTAGATAAAAGGCATCTCTCCTTCAACGAAtgggaaataaaataagtggtaaagtaaaagatccatgatAGTAAGAGACTGAATTCAGAGATAAaatagcaatttttttttaaaataattatcctaCTAACATCGCTAAGCATTAAACATTGAGTATCTTTATATTTCGTTACATTCAAGATAGATTCAATTTGATTCCGAAGAAAGTAGCATTTCCATTTAGtcaaaagaagataaatatttattcatataGCTTCTGCTCCGTGTCAAAGATGTTGAGCATCAAGTCATATAAGAAATCATTGGTATTAACATCTTTTTCGTTTTTAATCTTGTTTAAGGGATAAAAGAGGGAGCATGATTGGATACAATTCCATGCAAATCATGCTCTCCTCGACATTAGAGTTAACAGCAAGCCTTCTCGAGATGTGATCTTAAAGAACtcataaatagtttatttatttatttattttttggttttaaccACAAGGTGGTCTTGAGTTGATTCATCATGTAGCAAACAGGTCGCTCTACAAGCGTGCTGGCACTAAGATCTCGCGGGGAGAGACTCAAACCAAATCAACCTGAAGACTAGGTTAAGAGTCAACTCGAGGATTCTCTTAGAAAAATCAGGGCAAAATCCTGACCAACTAAGACTACTTCCCCTTATGCAGGAACGAGAGTCTCGATTTTCTATAAGAACCACTGAAAAGTCAAACTCAGTAATCTTTTCTCTTTCCCTCTCTAGACTCTTTCACGTTCTCTCTTTTCTAAGTTTTCTTCAGTCCTTTTTCGGAGATTTCTTTGAAAAGcttttttgttcaaaagaaatcaaaattaagcCATGCTAGTTGTGTCATAAATTTTTTCCAAAAAGACCCGATTATGACTTGAGCGTTGGAGAGCTAATGCCGAAAAAACATCCAACATTCCCCTAAATGTTTTTTGTGAGTGCAGGTGAGTTCCGTATGAAGTATCTGTAGTCATAAGAATTTGCTCGAGCAAAGAAAGGGCAAGCTAGAGTCGTTCCCATTAATACAAATTGAGATGTTTGCGTGAACATCTGGTTGCAACTCTTCCACTAACCAAATTTCTGcatcaacaaattttaaaagaattaaactGGTTAAAGAAACACCAAGGAAGAGCACAACACGTTCCATAATTCTTTGCATTCAACATTCTTCAAAATTCGAATGACATTTTTAGGCACTTGGTCTCCAATGCTTATTGGGGTGACAGAGAATTGGGAGTAGAAAAAATATTCtcgtaaaaaataaaataaaataaaataaaaatagtcttCTTGAAAAATTTCAGCACCAATATCAAGAGACATACCTTGTTTACATTTTATCAACTTTACTTGTATATAATTTCCCACTATTAGTCATACACACAGAATATAACTATTAATTTCAACCCGAAAAGATCAATTTCGCTGAAACTTACAATTCGAAAATACAAACATACTAATAATTTCGCCTAGTGATTTCTTCTGATTAGACTCTCATCTTCTTGGATTGCTTCCTTTCAACTATACTGATAAACCAATGTGACCTTCCTATTATGAATACCATGTATCCTAGTGACAAGCCAATCACCAATCCAGATCCGTATCCTATCATGGCCATTTCCCAATCAAACGATCTAGAAGCATCATTTTCTCCATGGAACATTGTCGATGCTGATTCTTGAGCTTTATCGTTGTTACATTTTTTTGACACCGGGAATCCACACAACCCCAAGTTCCGGAGTTGTTTAAGAATAGAGGTACAGGTCCCAAAAGTTGGTTATGTGAAAGGTTTAACACCTCAAGAGATGTCAAGCTTCTCAGTTCCTTAGGAATCTATCCAACAAACCTGTTTGAAGGACTGAAATTCCTTAAGAATTGCTTTTCTTGAGCAAGCAGAGCAAAAAACCAGAGGCTATTGTATTTGAATTAACTTGAATGAATAAAGTTTACAGGCCATCatctatatatacataaaagaGCAAAATGACAACTAGCTAAGGATAacaatttcagataaaaacaaaataatccgTGAATCATTAGCCAATGATATAATGCTTCTACAACCTCCATCCATTCATTCCTTTGTACTGATATTTCTCTGTGTAACTGTTTTGCCACCTCATTGAATTTATCTCATTTCTTTCATCAGCTGACTGTAAATAGGTGTAGCTCAGGTGGCATGCCAATGTGTCACTGAGGTCAGCTGTTGACTAGTCATGGCTGCTATTTTCAACACCTTCTCTCAAACACAAGGTTTTGTCAAGGTAAGGTTTTGTCAAATGAGTTTGCTTCTGAAGCAGCTGAATTTGTAATGAGGTAGCGGCTTAGTTAGAACATCGACTATTTGATCTCTGCCTACAACAAAGCTAATTTCCATTTCACCTCTAGCTACCTTGTCCTTGATAAAGTGTACGTCTATCTCAAAATGCTTAGTTTTTGAGTGAAAAACAAGATTGGTAGCTATTGCAGCTGCACTTGTGCTGTCACTCAGGATTGTTGGGGTTCTTTGCATCTCTATTTTCAGCTCACTTAGTAAGGAGCTAATCCATGTCAGTTCTGTAGTACATAGAGCCATTGTTCTGTATTCTGATTCAGCAGTAGATCTAGCAACTAAACCTTACTTTCTTAAACTCCAAGCAATGAGATTTTCACCTAGAAACACATAGTAGCCACTGATTGACCTCCTGTCATCCAAATCATTTGCCCAATCTGCATCTGTGTGAGCTACTAGATCAAAGTAGTCTGATTTCTTGAATTTCAAACACATGTTCATGGTGCTTTTGAGATACCTTAATACTCTTTTGCATGTTATCTAGTGAGGTTGCCTAGGATCAGATATATATTGGCTAAGCTTGTTCACTAAATAAGCAAACTCAGGCCTTGTGAGTATTGTATACTGCAGGCTGCCTATAACACTTCGATACAGTGTGGGATCATGAAACTTTTCTCCTTCATTCTTCTTCAGCTTTTCTGTAGTACTGAAAGGTGGCTCAATTCCTTTACAGTTGCTCATTTCTGTTTTGGCAAGCAAATCTTGTACGTACTTGGTTTGAGACAGCAGAATAGTGTTTTGATTTCTGTTCACCTGAATCTTGAGAAAAAAGTTTCCTAGATCCTTTAAGGCAAAATCCTTGTTTAAATTACTAACTAGCTCTTCAATACTGCTACTGTTATCACCAGTAATAATAATGTCGTCAACATAAATAAGCAGTATAACTATCTCAAATTTAGTCATTCTGAAGAACAATGAGGTATCACACTTGGAGTTTTCAAATCCCCAAGAGTTTAAGGCACCTTTTAGTTTGTCAAACCATGCCCTGGGGGCTTGTCTCAAACCATACAATGCTTTCTTTAATATGCATATGTGATTAAGCCTGCTTTTATCCATAAAGCCTTCAGGCTGTGGCATGTAAACCATTTTTGTTAACTCTCCATTCAAGAAGGCATTGTTTATATCTACCTGCCTCAGCATCCAGTCATTGTTTACTGCCAAAGTAAGAATGATTCTAATTGTTGCAGCCTTAACAATTGGGTTGAAAGTCTCTGTGAAATCAATGTATGGAATCTGCAGAAACCCTTTCACCACTGATCTGgctttatatttgtttatggtTCCATATGGATTCTCTTTCACTCTGTACACCCACTTGTTTCTAATTAACTTGTAGCTTGAGTAATTTGGTATCAAGGTccatgtttcattttttatcaagGCATTGTACTCATCTTCCATTGTCTTTTTCCAGCTTGGTTCTTTTAAGGATTCTGAGGTATTTGAGAGTAATGCTATCTGTGGTTGAGTAGAGATTTGGTACaattttggtttaaaaatttCTGCCTTAGATCTTGTTACCATAGGATGTGATGGTACAACTCTTTTTGTGTTGGGTACTATGATATGGGATGAAGGTTGGTCATTTGCTTGAGGTTGGTGATTTGAATGAGGTGAAGATAGCCGATTATTTGATATCATGTCAGTACTCAAATTCTGTTGTGTCTTACCTTGGTCAAGGTTCTGGGATTCTTTTGAAGTTTCAAAAGTTTCAAGAGAGTGTCTTTGATCAGCTGCTGACTGAGTGATTTGAGGAGTATCAAGAGAGAATGACACGGCctgaaatttttctaaaagaataatgaaatcACTCTGATTTGTAGACTCTTGTCTACTGAACTTGGGGtcattagaaaaaagaaatgagcTTTCATTTAATTTGACACTTACAGAGATATATTCCACCTGAGTGATGCATGCAAACATATCCATTGTGAGTTATACTTATCCCTAGCAGTGCACTTGGTAGTATAGAAATCAAACTTATGCTTGTTGTATGGTCTCAAAAATGGGTACCAATCACAcccaaataatttgatttgtgaGTGATTTGGTTTGTAATGGTAAATCAGTTCAAAAGGGGTTTTATTTCTAATAACAGGTGAAGCCAATATGTTGATAATGTAGGTGGCATAAGTGAGGGCTTCTTGCCAGAATTTTAATG from Citrus sinensis cultivar Valencia sweet orange chromosome 9, DVS_A1.0, whole genome shotgun sequence carries:
- the LOC102618792 gene encoding DUF21 domain-containing protein At1g55930, chloroplastic-like isoform X1 — translated: MDFALESSILKRPILISGVKTSFSIPQYRSSNFPVRLSPKGNQYPRIFSSRLPRNNFNIKTLAKPFNKANNELSRDKNEVLDSNLEKVKILMKGGIALGALACVVLVVGCQRVFAVESTVNAGYGVIGQSILLLKSSWPKLSQVLRVFKEQGLILAALLGLSAFFSMAETSITTLWPWKVRELAEKEDEAGVFKMLRTDVTRFLTTILIGTTVVNIGATALVTEAATAIFGEAGVSAATGVMTVAILLLTEITPKSIAVHHATDVVRFVVRPVAWLSLILYPVGRVCTFISMGMLKALGLKGRSEPYVTEDELKLMLRGAELSGAIEEEEQDMIENVLEIKDTHVREVMTPLVDVVAIDGSATLIDFHNLWLTHQYSRVPVFEQRIDNIVGIAYAMDLLDYVQKGELLESTKVADMAHKPAYFVPDSMSVWNLLREFRIRKVHMAVVLNEYGGTVGVVTLEDVVEEIVGEIFDESDSKEEIQKKTGYIVMRAEGIYDVDANTSIDQLSEDLNIKMPEGHQYETVSGFVCEAFGYIPRTGESIKVVVEKENQEENDEDTENGSDRQDSKEKHQIYKLEILAGNARKVSAVRFERINNDEAKLDAKEVTRMVPKIMKRKWSSDDELDHTEDDDYTYSKKPEDHTHVASVISEHEDDNDS
- the LOC102618792 gene encoding DUF21 domain-containing protein At1g55930, chloroplastic-like isoform X2; protein product: MDFALESSILKRPILISGVKTSFSIPQYRSSNFPVRLSPKGGIALGALACVVLVVGCQRVFAVESTVNAGYGVIGQSILLLKSSWPKLSQVLRVFKEQGLILAALLGLSAFFSMAETSITTLWPWKVRELAEKEDEAGVFKMLRTDVTRFLTTILIGTTVVNIGATALVTEAATAIFGEAGVSAATGVMTVAILLLTEITPKSIAVHHATDVVRFVVRPVAWLSLILYPVGRVCTFISMGMLKALGLKGRSEPYVTEDELKLMLRGAELSGAIEEEEQDMIENVLEIKDTHVREVMTPLVDVVAIDGSATLIDFHNLWLTHQYSRVPVFEQRIDNIVGIAYAMDLLDYVQKGELLESTKVADMAHKPAYFVPDSMSVWNLLREFRIRKVHMAVVLNEYGGTVGVVTLEDVVEEIVGEIFDESDSKEEIQKKTGYIVMRAEGIYDVDANTSIDQLSEDLNIKMPEGHQYETVSGFVCEAFGYIPRTGESIKVVVEKENQEENDEDTENGSDRQDSKEKHQIYKLEILAGNARKVSAVRFERINNDEAKLDAKEVTRMVPKIMKRKWSSDDELDHTEDDDYTYSKKPEDHTHVASVISEHEDDNDS